The following coding sequences are from one Nilaparvata lugens isolate BPH chromosome 4, ASM1435652v1, whole genome shotgun sequence window:
- the LOC111045921 gene encoding gastrula zinc finger protein XlCGF57.1-like isoform X2, translated as MPQWIQTSPDSAKHLDGQGQDNSGSMTHSQHQGPIMDICDWPIYGPDEAEDIIEEKYQIQHNMDNQVVYLDHNYSKHRFEIIVLKPEVLIEGEEHQQHEGTVEEEEIQQDNDTGIQIESIYSLSTDRLNCDPFIPEHLKVENVEESYETHSETLVDIEDNYSDTLFTHSESISLPPGVCISNSVGQGGLSTINRSVDETLGNTLINDSDEDLNEVDLLIKNARKNVIDAASDSDLTECQLCGEAFSNIRELNLHCRIHTAGKQHKCKYCNYKTKKKDHLFKHIRTHTGERPYSCDFCDYKATEKSSLTNHIKTHTGERPFSCDFCDYKAKVKSALTQHLRIHTGERPYSCDFCDYKAIQKSALTLHIKTHTGERPFSCDFCDYKATVKSVLTQHLRTHTGQRPFRCDFCDYKATEKSSLKKHLRIHTGERPFRCDFCDYKAKVKSALTQHLRIHTGERPFRCDFCDYKATVKSSLTKHLRIHTGERPFSCDFCDYKSIHKSSLNRHLRTHTKERP; from the exons ATGCCACAGTGGATCCAGACCAGTCCAGATTCAGCCAAACACTTGGATGGTCAAGGACAAGACAACTCAGGGTCTATGACACATTCTCAACATCAAGGACCAATCATGGACATCTGTGATTGGCCAATCTATGGACCAGATGAAGCTGAAGACATCATTGAAGAAAAGTACCAGATTCAGCATAACATGGATAATCAGGTTGTATATTTAGACcacaattattcaaaacatcGATTTGAAATTATAGTGCTCAAGCCAGAGGTTCTGATTGAAGGAGAAGAACACCAACAACATGAAGGAACAGTGGAAGAAGAGGAGATTCAGCAAGATAATGATACAGGCATACAGATTGAAAGCATCTATTCTCTCTCAACAGATAGACTGAACTGTGACCCCTTTATACCTGAACACTTGAAAGTTGAAAATGTAGAAGAATCTTATGAAACACACTCAGAAACATTAGTGGATATTGAAGACAATTATTCTGATACATTATTTACACATTCCGAAAGTATAAGCTTACCACCAGGAGTATGTATATCAAACTCTGTCGGACAAGGAGGTTTAAGCACCATCAATAGATCAGTTGATGAAACTCTTGGGAACACTTTGATCAACGATTCTGATGAAGACCTCAATGAGGTGGACCTATTAATTAAAAATGCAAGAAAGAATGTGATTGATGCAGCAAGTGATAGTGACTTAACTGAATGTCAGTTGTGTGGTGAAGCATTCAGCAAC ATCAGAGAATTAAATCTTCATTGTAGAATACACACAGCTGGGAAACAACATAAGTGCAAGTACTGTAACtacaaaacaaaaaagaaaGATCATCTCTTCAAACATATAAGAACTCACACTGGAGAGAGACCCTACAGCTGTGATTTCTGTGACTACAAAGCAACAGAAAAATCATCTCTCACCAACCATATAAAGACTCACACTGGAGAGAGACCATTCAGCTGTgatttttgtgactacaaagcaaAAGTGAAATCAGCTCTCACACAACATTTAAGGATTCACACTGGTGAAAGACCCTACAGCTGTGATTTCTGTGATTACAAAGCAATACAAAAATCAGCTCTCACCTTGCATATAAAGACTCACACTGGAGAAAGACCATTCAGCTGTGATTTCTGTGACTATAAAGCAACAGTAAAATCAGTTCTCACCCAACATTTAAGGACTCACACTGGACAGAGACCCTTCAGATGTGATTTCTGTGACTACAAAGCAACAGAGAAATCATCTCTCAAAAAACATTTAAGGATTCACACTGGAGAGAGACCCTTCAGATGTGATTTCTGTGACTACAAAGCAAAAGTGAAATCAGCTCTCACACAACATTTAAGGATTCACACTGGAGAGAGACCCTTCAGATGTGATTTCTGTGACTACAAAGCAACAGTGAAATCATCTCTCACCAAACATTTAAGGATTCACACTGGAGAgagacccttcagctgtgatttctGTGACTACAAATCAATACACAAGTCATCACTCAACAGACATCTGAGAACGCACACTAAAGAAAGACCCTAG